DNA sequence from the Candidatus Palauibacter polyketidifaciens genome:
CGCAAGTATCCCAAGGCGTGGGGGCTCCCGGCGCTGAGGGAGGCGATCGCGGCCTACTACCGGCAGTCGTACGGCGTGGAGATCACGGCGGAGAACGTGATGGTGTTCGCGGGCGGGCGTCCCGCGATCGTGGCGCTTCTGCTCTTCCTCGAACCCGACATCGAGGTCCGCCTCGCGTCCACGGAATACACCCCGTACTACGATGTCCTCGAGCGGCTGCGACGCCCCTACCACCTCGTGCACAGCGGCGCGGACAACGGCTTTCGGCCCCCGATCCCGGCCTATACGGCACCGCGGGAGGGGCGCACCCTGATGCTGCTGAGCAATCCGTGCAATCCGACCGGCGTGACGCGGACCGGCGAGGAACTGGCGGCGCTCGTGGAGGCCAGTGCTCTGGACGGCATGGGGCTCCTCGTCGACGAAGCCTATGAGCTTCTCCACGACAAGCCGGTGAGCGCCCTCGCGCACGTCGACGACATCGAGCGCGGCAACCTGTTCGTCGTCGGCGCCGCCACGAAGGGCCTGCAGGCGCCTGGCATCCGCATCGGATGGGCCGTGGCGGCGAAGCGGCACATCGAAGTGCTCTCGAACTTCTCCTCGTTCGGGATGGGCGGCGTGTCCCATCCGTCACAGTGCTACGCCGTCGAACTCCTGGACCCCGAGCGCATGCTCCACGTCCGGGAAGCCGTCCCCGCCTTCTATGCCATGCAACGCGAGCGCTACGGTCGCGCCTTCGAGGATCTCGGCCTCGAACTCTTCTCGGGAGACGGTGGCTTCTATCACTGGTGCCGGCTCCCGAACGGATGGACCGCCCAGCGGCTGAACGAGCGCCTCTTCACGCGCGGGGCCGCGATCCTCAAGGGTACCGACTGCGACATGGAGCGCCTCGGCGACGATTCGCCGCTGTCGAGCTTCTTCCGGTTCTCCTTCGGCCCGCTCGCCCCGGAGTCGTTCGAGGCGGACAT
Encoded proteins:
- a CDS encoding pyridoxal phosphate-dependent aminotransferase, encoding MYLRYVPPMGIYETLYAFLGAFGTYMGEPGTNPWSQGFPRTVALPDGPALPSTVTVTSEHRKYPKAWGLPALREAIAAYYRQSYGVEITAENVMVFAGGRPAIVALLLFLEPDIEVRLASTEYTPYYDVLERLRRPYHLVHSGADNGFRPPIPAYTAPREGRTLMLLSNPCNPTGVTRTGEELAALVEASALDGMGLLVDEAYELLHDKPVSALAHVDDIERGNLFVVGAATKGLQAPGIRIGWAVAAKRHIEVLSNFSSFGMGGVSHPSQCYAVELLDPERMLHVREAVPAFYAMQRERYGRAFEDLGLELFSGDGGFYHWCRLPNGWTAQRLNERLFTRGAAILKGTDCDMERLGDDSPLSSFFRFSFGPLAPESFEADIALLGETLREMRS